Proteins encoded by one window of Pyrinomonadaceae bacterium:
- a CDS encoding response regulator has product MSRILVIEDDDVARELMRMALEARGHEVSVADNGVAGYDAALFTRPELIVTDIQMPGADGVHVVRRVRDTPTLEQTPILVTTAFGTGTATFALQLGANAYEPKPLNPQSFLATVERLLKSQNTKKAA; this is encoded by the coding sequence ATGTCCAGGATCTTAGTAATTGAAGATGATGATGTCGCGCGCGAGTTGATGCGGATGGCGCTGGAAGCGCGCGGCCACGAGGTTTCGGTGGCTGATAATGGCGTTGCTGGTTACGACGCCGCCCTCTTCACGCGCCCCGAGCTGATAGTCACCGACATCCAGATGCCAGGCGCAGACGGCGTTCACGTTGTGCGCCGCGTGCGCGACACTCCCACGCTTGAGCAGACGCCAATCCTGGTGACGACCGCGTTCGGGACCGGCACCGCCACCTTCGCACTTCAGCTGGGCGCGAACGCCTACGAGCCAAAGCCACTCAATCCCCAAAGCTTCCTTGCCACGGTCGAACGGCTGCTCAAGTCTCAGAACACAAAGAAGGCGGCTTAG
- a CDS encoding nuclear transport factor 2 family protein, whose translation MNTPPEKTFETEQLLRHMNEEWIKALSNRDGATLDRLMADDFVFSYPLEGDDKAQFIADCVGGNLTVKHIHRDQISVRVFGPTATLTARDTTNWIYHGRELSGQYKILNVYSKRDGEWKLCALQACPINP comes from the coding sequence GTGAACACACCACCAGAAAAGACTTTCGAGACTGAGCAGCTTTTGCGGCACATGAACGAAGAGTGGATAAAGGCTTTATCGAACCGCGACGGCGCCACTCTCGATCGGCTTATGGCTGATGATTTTGTGTTCAGTTACCCGCTCGAAGGGGATGACAAAGCTCAGTTCATCGCGGACTGCGTGGGGGGTAATCTGACCGTCAAACACATTCATCGCGATCAAATCAGCGTGCGGGTGTTCGGCCCGACTGCGACACTGACGGCGCGTGATACCACGAACTGGATTTATCATGGGCGCGAGTTGTCGGGCCAATACAAAATTCTCAACGTCTATTCAAAACGCGACGGCGAATGGAAGCTGTGCGCCCTGCAGGCCTGCCCAATCAATCCTTAA
- the rsmB gene encoding 16S rRNA (cytosine(967)-C(5))-methyltransferase RsmB — protein MTVAPARRSALEILRRVETEFAYASVLLAALDSSMREDDRALCHELVLGVLRRKLWLDKTIEHFGERKIQKLDPAVRLALEIGLYQLRFLTRVPASAAVNESVNFVRASRVKSAAGFVNAVLRRATREPDYDPVTALSDPLEKLSIATSHPSWLIERWVQAFGFDEAAAFARANNQAAPTAVRFTAKAARDEGAAERVRQTLRDAGAEVIASQIAPDAWRVMGASHVVRELANEGLIYLQDEASQLLAHLLDVGRNQRVLDLTAAPGSKATHIAALAPSATIVAGEIHPHRVETMRRLAAKQEARIHMLVHDATKPLSLPDESFDRVLLDAPCAGTGTLRRNPEIRYRLKPDHISELADQQKQMLACATAVVRPGGRLVYSTCSVEPEENEQVVDHFASANPDFRRIDLSAAFSSFIPHPSSFPLRLWPHRQGCDGFFITAYERVG, from the coding sequence ATGACCGTTGCACCCGCACGCCGCTCGGCGCTTGAAATTCTGCGCAGAGTCGAAACGGAATTCGCGTACGCGTCAGTGCTGCTGGCGGCGCTGGATTCGAGCATGCGCGAAGACGATCGCGCGCTGTGTCATGAATTGGTCCTGGGGGTCCTGCGGCGAAAGCTGTGGCTGGACAAAACCATCGAACACTTTGGCGAGCGCAAGATCCAGAAGTTGGATCCGGCTGTGCGTCTGGCGCTTGAGATCGGTCTGTATCAGCTTCGATTTCTGACGCGCGTGCCCGCCTCTGCGGCCGTGAACGAATCAGTGAATTTCGTGCGGGCGTCGCGCGTGAAATCAGCCGCGGGATTCGTTAACGCCGTATTACGCCGCGCCACGCGCGAGCCTGACTACGATCCGGTCACCGCGCTTTCCGATCCTCTCGAGAAGCTATCGATCGCGACTTCGCATCCGTCGTGGCTGATTGAGCGCTGGGTCCAGGCGTTCGGGTTTGATGAAGCAGCAGCGTTCGCGCGCGCGAATAATCAAGCCGCGCCAACGGCGGTTCGCTTCACCGCAAAAGCCGCGCGGGACGAAGGCGCAGCCGAGCGAGTCCGGCAAACCTTACGAGACGCTGGCGCCGAGGTCATCGCATCCCAAATTGCCCCTGATGCGTGGCGTGTCATGGGCGCCTCGCATGTCGTCCGGGAATTGGCCAACGAGGGGCTCATCTATTTGCAGGATGAAGCCTCGCAGTTACTCGCACATCTGCTTGATGTCGGCCGGAATCAGCGCGTGCTCGATTTGACGGCTGCACCCGGAAGCAAAGCAACGCACATTGCGGCTCTCGCGCCGTCTGCAACGATCGTCGCCGGCGAAATTCATCCGCACCGCGTCGAAACGATGCGGCGGCTCGCCGCCAAACAGGAAGCGCGCATTCACATGTTGGTTCACGATGCGACGAAGCCGCTTTCCCTTCCCGACGAATCGTTTGATCGCGTTCTGCTCGATGCGCCATGTGCCGGCACCGGGACGCTGCGGCGGAATCCCGAGATTCGATACCGGCTCAAGCCTGACCACATTAGCGAGCTTGCGGACCAACAGAAACAGATGCTCGCGTGTGCGACCGCTGTCGTCCGCCCGGGTGGCCGCTTGGTGTACTCAACCTGTTCCGTTGAACCTGAAGAGAATGAGCAAGTCGTCGATCACTTTGCATCAGCAAATCCGGACTTCAGGCGAATCGATTTGAGCGCGGCATTTTCATCCTTCATCCCTCATCCTTCATCCTTTCCGTTGCGGTTATGGCCGCATCGGCAAGGCTGTGACGGGTTCTTTATTACAGCTTATGAAAGGGTCGGTTGA
- a CDS encoding PASTA domain-containing protein, whose protein sequence is MAPTVRQILLILKRIVIVIGIAVAFSFGLAGAIYLSLRSSETRVPNVIGKDEKSAEATISDAGLNFRVRARRATSEAKPDTVLVQLPYAGEVVKVGQTVAVDISRPTANGESATPANANANTSTENTNENKNTNSSATATPTPRRKPANKNANDNVNANAGANRNRNGNANRVTPNANAIRTATPANTGSNTNSGNTPRPPRNSNANRRPVAAPTPGQ, encoded by the coding sequence ATGGCTCCAACCGTTCGGCAAATCCTCTTAATCCTAAAGCGAATCGTGATAGTGATCGGCATCGCCGTCGCATTCTCGTTCGGCTTGGCGGGTGCGATCTATCTGTCTCTGCGCAGTTCTGAGACGCGCGTCCCGAATGTAATTGGTAAAGACGAAAAATCAGCGGAAGCCACCATCAGCGATGCCGGCTTGAACTTTCGCGTGCGGGCCCGGCGCGCCACCTCCGAAGCAAAACCTGACACCGTTCTTGTCCAGCTGCCCTACGCGGGCGAAGTCGTGAAAGTTGGTCAGACGGTCGCGGTGGACATAAGTCGCCCGACGGCAAACGGCGAGTCAGCCACGCCGGCTAATGCGAACGCAAACACATCAACCGAGAATACGAACGAGAACAAGAACACGAACTCATCAGCCACGGCGACACCAACGCCACGGCGGAAACCGGCAAATAAGAACGCGAACGACAACGTCAATGCGAACGCCGGCGCGAACCGGAACCGTAACGGCAACGCGAATCGCGTGACGCCGAACGCAAACGCGATCCGCACGGCGACCCCGGCAAACACGGGGAGCAACACGAATAGCGGAAACACGCCCCGGCCGCCGCGCAACTCAAACGCAAACCGCCGTCCCGTCGCGGCGCCAACGCCGGGTCAGTAA
- the rpe gene encoding ribulose-phosphate 3-epimerase, whose product MTSRHTSMVEIAPSILSADFARLAEEIQAVERAGASLLHVDVMDGRFVPNITIGLPVVKAISRATRLPLDAHLMIVEPGQYAEQFVAAGAQMVSVHIEADPHAHRTLSAIRAAGGQAGIAINPATSLAAVEEVLKFADYVLLMSVNPGFGGQKFIPESLDKLRRLRGMIDERGLHTRIEIDGGIDRDNIAEVAAAGAEIIVSGSAIFSAEDPGVALRELREATVLWV is encoded by the coding sequence ATGACTTCGCGTCACACATCGATGGTCGAAATCGCTCCTTCAATCCTGTCGGCGGATTTTGCCCGGCTGGCGGAAGAAATCCAGGCAGTCGAGCGCGCCGGCGCCTCGCTGCTGCACGTGGACGTGATGGACGGCCGGTTTGTGCCCAACATCACCATCGGTTTACCGGTGGTAAAAGCCATTTCCCGTGCAACCCGGCTGCCCCTGGACGCGCATCTGATGATTGTCGAGCCGGGTCAGTACGCCGAACAGTTCGTTGCCGCCGGCGCGCAAATGGTGTCAGTCCATATTGAAGCCGACCCGCACGCGCACCGGACACTTTCGGCCATTCGGGCTGCGGGCGGACAGGCCGGCATCGCAATCAACCCGGCAACATCGCTTGCGGCGGTGGAAGAAGTCCTCAAATTCGCGGATTACGTGCTGTTGATGTCAGTTAACCCGGGGTTTGGCGGACAAAAGTTTATTCCGGAATCGCTGGATAAATTGCGGCGTTTGCGCGGTATGATCGACGAGCGAGGCTTGCACACGCGGATCGAAATCGACGGCGGCATTGACCGCGATAACATCGCGGAAGTGGCCGCTGCCGGAGCTGAAATCATCGTCTCAGGATCGGCAATTTTCTCCGCAGAGGATCCCGGCGTCGCCCTTCGGGAATTGCGTGAGGCGACGGTGCTCTGGGTTTAG
- the bamD gene encoding outer membrane protein assembly factor BamD: protein MSFVFNRGRSSMKVFSSLLLIAALSVVPVLHPVAAYAQGQNSASNYQRLTVMKSKLEAMRRSLSSAIAAMNSGDKADKEKNADDPRERLRGLDKEVGSILSEVNDLIGKEEKAEKYDSTQIGSLETSTTELNTRVESGLQSTASARTGETANYRPKQKSNRRLFGLLPGKKNDKYDELTGTVAPGRDRVLFIEAAKEVRGGRHETGRLLFTTIINTYPDSRYLALAKLAIADSFYIEGTTSALIQAGQAYEDWRTYFPTDQLADDALLKVAETEMRQMGLSDRDISHARKAEQRLKALLQRYPQTDLRQQAELRLRQVQDNLAMHNLQVARFYYDSRYSHKKGGLKGAQDRLKEIVEKFPNFCLMDEVLFRYGTTFLEEEEPDEAAKLYQQIVRDYPNSEYVEKAKEQLEIIGAPIPDPDPIKKDLPPCEKPGFMANLIQQISGSAGVTTSRDGILITRDGEGTDLIDKAISNNGELPENVQPVIQRTTPAPTVSERPRTTQTPAPSPKP from the coding sequence ATGTCTTTTGTTTTTAATCGCGGCCGGAGTTCGATGAAAGTCTTTTCGTCACTCCTGCTCATCGCCGCCTTGTCTGTAGTCCCCGTGTTGCACCCGGTCGCGGCCTACGCCCAGGGCCAAAACAGCGCTTCCAACTATCAGCGGCTCACGGTGATGAAGTCGAAGCTCGAGGCCATGCGCCGTTCCCTTTCGTCGGCAATCGCCGCCATGAACTCTGGCGACAAGGCCGACAAAGAAAAGAACGCCGACGACCCGCGCGAGCGACTACGGGGTTTGGATAAGGAAGTCGGTTCCATCCTAAGTGAAGTCAACGATCTCATTGGGAAAGAGGAGAAGGCCGAGAAGTACGACTCGACGCAAATCGGTAGCCTGGAAACTTCCACCACGGAATTGAACACGCGCGTCGAGTCGGGATTGCAATCAACGGCGAGCGCGCGCACTGGCGAGACCGCGAACTACCGTCCGAAACAGAAGAGCAACCGGCGCCTCTTTGGGCTGCTCCCGGGAAAAAAGAACGACAAGTATGACGAGCTGACCGGCACGGTCGCGCCCGGACGTGATCGCGTGCTGTTCATCGAAGCCGCCAAAGAAGTCCGCGGCGGTCGCCATGAAACCGGCCGGTTGCTGTTCACCACCATCATCAATACCTATCCGGACTCGCGATATCTGGCGCTGGCTAAACTGGCCATTGCCGATTCTTTCTATATCGAGGGCACCACGTCCGCTTTGATTCAGGCCGGACAGGCTTACGAAGACTGGCGCACCTATTTCCCCACCGACCAACTGGCCGACGACGCCCTGCTGAAGGTTGCCGAGACAGAGATGCGTCAGATGGGCTTGTCGGATCGCGACATCAGCCACGCACGCAAAGCCGAACAACGTCTGAAAGCGCTGCTCCAAAGATATCCGCAGACCGATCTTCGGCAGCAGGCGGAATTACGTCTGCGTCAGGTGCAGGACAATCTCGCGATGCACAATTTGCAGGTGGCGCGGTTCTACTACGACTCGCGTTACAGCCACAAAAAAGGCGGTCTGAAGGGCGCGCAGGATCGCTTAAAAGAGATCGTCGAGAAGTTTCCGAACTTCTGTCTGATGGACGAGGTGTTGTTCCGCTATGGCACCACGTTCCTGGAAGAAGAAGAGCCGGACGAAGCCGCGAAGCTTTACCAGCAGATCGTCCGGGATTATCCGAACAGCGAGTACGTGGAAAAAGCGAAGGAGCAATTGGAGATCATCGGCGCGCCGATTCCCGATCCGGATCCCATTAAGAAGGATCTGCCGCCGTGCGAGAAGCCGGGCTTTATGGCGAATCTGATCCAGCAGATCAGCGGCAGCGCCGGCGTCACCACCAGTCGTGATGGCATTCTGATCACCCGTGACGGAGAAGGCACGGACTTAATCGACAAAGCCATCAGCAACAACGGCGAGCTGCCTGAGAACGTGCAGCCGGTCATTCAAAGGACCACTCCGGCCCCGACCGTTTCTGAACGGCCGCGCACGACGCAAACACCTGCGCCCAGCCCGAAGCCGTAA
- a CDS encoding nuclear transport factor 2 family protein — MSAENVKTVESMYAAFATGDIPTVLAGLDPKVEWWEAENFIYAEGNPYVGPQSVLQGVFMRLAMEWDGFGVAPAGVLDAGDMAIGHGYYSGTYKPTGKTVRAQFAHFFTFREGKIVKFQQYTDTAQFKEAVAE, encoded by the coding sequence GTGTCAGCAGAAAACGTGAAGACTGTCGAATCAATGTATGCGGCTTTCGCCACAGGCGATATTCCAACGGTGCTCGCGGGTTTGGATCCGAAAGTGGAATGGTGGGAAGCGGAAAACTTTATTTATGCCGAAGGCAATCCTTACGTCGGCCCTCAATCAGTGTTGCAGGGAGTGTTCATGCGTCTCGCCATGGAATGGGACGGCTTCGGAGTTGCTCCAGCAGGTGTCCTCGATGCGGGCGACATGGCAATCGGCCATGGCTACTATAGCGGCACGTACAAGCCGACCGGCAAAACGGTGCGCGCGCAGTTCGCACACTTCTTCACGTTTCGCGAGGGAAAGATCGTGAAGTTTCAGCAATACACCGACACCGCGCAGTTTAAAGAGGCGGTGGCAGAATAG
- a CDS encoding VOC family protein: MIENAIASLAVKDLASAVAWYEALIGRVADSNPMPEVAEWKFPRGGWLQIYQLPERAGSGSCTLAVNDIEEIVARVQDLGVDASERSSGTQVKTLMIVDPDGNHIAFAEALDRSMAR; this comes from the coding sequence ATGATTGAAAACGCAATCGCGAGTCTCGCGGTAAAAGACCTGGCTTCGGCTGTGGCCTGGTATGAGGCACTCATCGGCCGGGTCGCGGATTCCAACCCGATGCCGGAAGTAGCGGAATGGAAGTTTCCGCGCGGCGGTTGGCTTCAGATTTATCAATTGCCCGAGCGAGCCGGATCCGGCTCCTGCACACTTGCGGTGAACGACATTGAAGAAATCGTAGCGCGCGTCCAGGACCTCGGCGTCGACGCATCTGAAAGAAGTTCAGGGACGCAGGTGAAAACTTTGATGATTGTCGATCCAGACGGAAATCATATCGCCTTCGCTGAGGCGCTGGACAGGAGTATGGCGCGGTAA
- a CDS encoding class I SAM-dependent methyltransferase: MTLHRERLSYNDRMQTPKPYDLIANQWHANKRAHGYVQHVLSYVDRILEDLPTGAKILDLGCGTGDPVAKYIIERGFTVTGIDESSEMLKFARQTVPEAELIHADMVTVELTDTFDAAVAWDSMFHVGRKHHAAIYRKLANALRTGARLLLSVGGSAPAEDDSVEGFTSEMYDQTFYYSGFAPEVARKLIAASGFEIELWEVDDPTSRGHIAVIARKICRAS, from the coding sequence ATTACTCTTCATCGCGAACGTCTAAGTTACAACGACCGCATGCAGACGCCTAAACCTTACGACCTCATTGCCAATCAGTGGCACGCAAACAAACGCGCCCACGGCTACGTCCAGCACGTCTTAAGCTACGTCGATCGGATACTGGAAGACTTGCCCACGGGCGCGAAGATCCTCGATTTAGGTTGCGGCACCGGCGACCCTGTTGCGAAGTACATCATCGAGCGCGGCTTTACTGTCACCGGCATCGATGAATCTTCCGAAATGTTGAAGTTCGCGCGGCAGACGGTTCCTGAAGCCGAATTGATCCACGCCGACATGGTCACCGTCGAGTTGACTGACACGTTCGACGCAGCGGTCGCCTGGGATTCAATGTTTCATGTCGGGCGAAAACATCACGCCGCGATCTATCGCAAGCTTGCGAATGCTCTGCGCACCGGCGCCCGGCTCTTGTTATCGGTTGGTGGGTCGGCCCCGGCGGAAGACGATTCAGTCGAAGGCTTCACTTCCGAGATGTACGATCAGACTTTTTACTATAGCGGCTTTGCTCCGGAAGTCGCGCGCAAACTAATCGCAGCATCTGGTTTTGAAATTGAGTTGTGGGAAGTTGACGATCCTACATCGCGCGGCCATATCGCCGTCATCGCGCGCAAGATTTGCCGCGCTAGTTAA
- a CDS encoding response regulator yields MSQVTPQRSSDAGTARAPVPLTPTILIAEDSHDGREMMRVLLGLKGYKVLSAENGVRALEVALTHRPDLILLDLELPKLDGFGVVRILRSHREFRDTPIIVVSGHDPDGFRQPAIDAGCSDYLPKPIDFERLDTILQSTVPLN; encoded by the coding sequence GTGTCACAAGTTACCCCCCAGCGTTCTTCTGACGCCGGCACCGCTCGCGCCCCCGTGCCGCTTACGCCAACCATTCTAATCGCTGAAGACAGCCACGATGGGCGAGAGATGATGCGGGTGCTTCTCGGTTTGAAAGGCTACAAAGTTCTTTCAGCTGAAAACGGCGTGCGCGCGCTTGAAGTTGCGTTGACCCATCGTCCGGATTTGATCCTGTTGGATCTGGAGTTGCCCAAACTCGACGGTTTTGGAGTTGTGAGAATTCTTCGCTCTCACCGCGAGTTTCGCGACACGCCGATTATTGTCGTGTCAGGCCATGACCCTGACGGGTTTCGACAGCCGGCAATCGATGCAGGTTGCAGCGACTATCTGCCGAAGCCGATTGATTTCGAACGCCTCGATACCATCCTGCAATCCACCGTGCCGCTTAACTAG
- a CDS encoding aldo/keto reductase, with translation MPSLHRPDHIKQVVDGSLKRLRTDCIDLLYQHRVDPQVPIEDVAGAIKDLMAQGKVRAGWNSVEDSDKLTCNADCFLFRRYARIGKTSRPGIGRSGIPP, from the coding sequence ATGCCAAGTCTTCACCGACCGGATCACATAAAGCAGGTCGTTGATGGATCACTCAAGCGGCTGCGGACCGATTGCATAGACCTTCTCTATCAACATCGCGTCGATCCGCAAGTGCCTATCGAAGACGTCGCCGGAGCGATCAAAGATCTGATGGCGCAGGGTAAGGTTCGGGCGGGCTGGAACTCTGTCGAAGACTCAGACAAATTGACCTGCAACGCGGATTGTTTTCTTTTCCGGCGTTACGCAAGAATCGGAAAGACAAGCCGCCCTGGAATCGGGCGCTCAGGGATACCTCCTTAA
- a CDS encoding Crp/Fnr family transcriptional regulator, with protein MSPRNLLLDRLPRDVYERIKSDLTRVSLTHGEILHRAGEEIRLLHFPLTCMVSITLMTADGRTIETGAIGNRGVAGLNAFMGGHETTQTEYICQVSGDTLTIAAEPLKEEFNRNTEMRAVLLKYTQVHMAEISQNVACISLHTLEQRFARWLLEVRERTQSDRFTLTQEFMAQMLGVRRAGVTVAALALKELGAIEYARGDLRISDVGALQKLACECYQSLKDEYDRLLGVRETGSLG; from the coding sequence ATGTCTCCGCGAAACCTTCTGCTGGATCGGCTTCCCCGCGATGTATACGAGCGTATTAAGTCTGATTTGACGCGTGTGTCTTTGACGCACGGCGAAATCCTTCATCGCGCCGGCGAAGAAATCCGCTTGCTGCACTTTCCGCTGACCTGCATGGTTTCCATCACGCTCATGACAGCCGACGGTCGCACCATTGAGACCGGCGCCATTGGGAATCGCGGCGTCGCCGGCCTCAATGCCTTCATGGGAGGCCATGAAACCACGCAGACCGAATACATCTGTCAGGTATCCGGCGACACGCTCACCATCGCCGCCGAGCCGCTGAAAGAAGAGTTCAACCGCAACACCGAAATGCGCGCGGTGTTACTGAAATACACTCAAGTCCACATGGCTGAGATTTCGCAGAATGTGGCGTGCATTAGTCTACACACCCTGGAGCAAAGATTTGCTCGCTGGCTGCTGGAAGTACGCGAGCGGACCCAGTCGGATAGGTTCACTCTCACACAGGAATTCATGGCGCAGATGCTCGGCGTGCGCCGTGCGGGAGTTACGGTGGCGGCGTTGGCCTTGAAGGAATTGGGAGCCATTGAATACGCGCGGGGCGACCTCAGGATTTCTGACGTGGGCGCGCTGCAAAAGCTCGCCTGCGAATGCTATCAGTCTTTGAAAGACGAATACGATCGTCTTTTAGGCGTCCGCGAAACCGGCAGCCTCGGTTGA
- a CDS encoding phosphomannose isomerase type II C-terminal cupin domain, producing the protein MAESGLDTSPKFDRRPWGTFTVLDEGENFKVKRIEVLPGKRLSYQKHAQRAEHWFVVQGTARVTLDDREINVSAGEAIDIAVGSAHRVENPGAELLVFIEVQRGFYLGEDDIVRLQDDFGRTS; encoded by the coding sequence ATGGCGGAATCAGGATTAGACACGTCACCGAAATTCGATCGTCGTCCGTGGGGCACTTTTACCGTCCTTGACGAGGGCGAAAACTTCAAAGTAAAGCGCATCGAAGTTCTGCCGGGCAAGCGCCTCAGTTATCAGAAGCATGCGCAGCGCGCCGAGCATTGGTTTGTGGTGCAGGGAACTGCGAGAGTGACGCTCGACGATCGCGAGATCAATGTCTCGGCCGGCGAAGCGATCGACATCGCCGTCGGTTCAGCTCATCGGGTGGAGAATCCCGGCGCGGAGTTGCTAGTCTTTATTGAAGTCCAGCGGGGTTTCTATCTGGGCGAAGACGACATCGTCCGCTTGCAGGATGATTTTGGCCGTACGTCGTAG
- a CDS encoding AarF/UbiB family protein has protein sequence MALTLSLKPEHLKRYKDVVALFIKYGRSDLVNQANIQPGADGQQDALAAGVAKAEELADDLEKLGPTFIKLGQLISTRADLLPEQYLEALARLQDKVEPFPFEQVQEIVERELGGRLSKLFAKFEPEPLAAASLGQVHRAWMRDGREVVVKVQRPNIRGTIIEDLQALQEAAEFIDNHSDVGKRYEFSLILSEFRRSLMRELDFKREADNLLKLRESLSEYENIVIPAPVEDYTSSLVLTMDFIPGKKITDVSPVRLVEIDGMKLAEDLFRAYLKQLLVDGFFHADPHPGNVFLTDDNRIALIDLGMVSHLSDGMREQLLRMLLAIAEGRGEEVAEITVRLGEARENFDETEFKRRVSSLVIRHANASLDKIDAGRIIMKIMRIGADTWFRFPQEYTMIAKAILNLDRSVYTLAPDFNPNDVIREESANIMTRQMYRSLEPGVLMTRMVELKEFVERLPTRVNKILDAVGNNELKIGVDAIDEKLLIEGLQKVANRITLGLILAALIVGAALMMRVESTFKILGYPGLPMIFFLVAAMGALFLAVNILFYDVKAKPPPDDE, from the coding sequence ATGGCCTTAACACTTTCACTTAAACCGGAACATTTGAAGCGCTACAAAGATGTGGTCGCTCTCTTCATTAAGTACGGCCGGTCTGACCTGGTCAACCAGGCCAACATTCAGCCCGGAGCCGACGGCCAGCAAGACGCTTTAGCTGCCGGCGTCGCAAAAGCCGAAGAACTCGCCGACGATCTGGAAAAGCTTGGACCGACGTTCATCAAACTTGGCCAACTGATTTCCACGCGTGCCGACCTCTTGCCTGAGCAATATCTCGAAGCGCTGGCGCGATTGCAGGACAAGGTCGAACCATTTCCTTTCGAGCAGGTCCAGGAGATTGTTGAGAGGGAACTCGGGGGGCGCCTGTCAAAACTGTTTGCGAAGTTTGAGCCTGAGCCGCTGGCGGCGGCTTCGCTGGGACAAGTTCATCGTGCGTGGATGCGCGATGGACGCGAGGTAGTGGTCAAAGTTCAACGGCCGAACATTCGCGGAACGATCATTGAAGACCTGCAAGCGCTTCAAGAAGCGGCCGAGTTCATAGACAACCACTCTGACGTCGGCAAGCGTTACGAATTCAGCCTGATACTGTCAGAGTTTCGCCGCAGCCTGATGCGCGAACTGGATTTCAAACGCGAGGCTGACAACCTTCTAAAACTCCGGGAAAGCCTCAGCGAATATGAAAATATCGTAATTCCGGCGCCCGTCGAAGATTACACATCATCGCTCGTCCTGACGATGGATTTCATCCCGGGAAAGAAGATTACCGACGTCAGTCCGGTGCGCCTGGTTGAAATCGACGGCATGAAGTTGGCCGAGGACTTGTTCCGCGCGTACCTGAAACAGCTTCTGGTCGATGGTTTCTTTCACGCCGATCCACATCCGGGCAATGTGTTTCTCACCGATGACAACCGCATTGCGCTAATCGATTTAGGAATGGTGTCGCATCTGAGTGACGGGATGCGCGAGCAACTACTGCGGATGTTACTGGCCATCGCCGAAGGCCGCGGCGAGGAAGTCGCCGAAATCACCGTCAGACTTGGAGAAGCCAGGGAAAATTTTGACGAGACTGAATTCAAGCGACGGGTCTCTAGTTTGGTTATTCGCCATGCGAACGCGTCGCTCGACAAGATCGACGCCGGCCGAATCATCATGAAGATTATGCGAATCGGCGCCGATACGTGGTTCCGCTTCCCGCAGGAATACACGATGATCGCGAAGGCGATCCTGAATCTGGACCGCAGCGTCTACACCCTCGCGCCGGATTTCAATCCGAACGACGTCATCCGCGAAGAATCGGCGAACATCATGACGCGCCAGATGTACAGGAGTCTGGAGCCGGGCGTGCTGATGACGCGCATGGTTGAGCTGAAAGAGTTCGTCGAGCGTCTGCCGACACGGGTCAATAAAATCCTCGACGCGGTGGGCAACAACGAATTGAAGATCGGCGTCGATGCGATCGATGAGAAACTTTTAATTGAAGGACTGCAAAAGGTTGCGAATCGCATCACCTTGGGACTCATCCTGGCAGCCCTGATAGTTGGGGCCGCGTTGATGATGCGAGTTGAGTCTACCTTCAAAATTCTTGGTTATCCCGGCCTCCCGATGATCTTCTTCCTCGTCGCCGCCATGGGCGCACTCTTTCTGGCCGTCAATATTCTGTTCTACGACGTTAAGGCGAAGCCGCCACCGGATGATGAATGA
- a CDS encoding CBS domain-containing protein — translation MTCSEVMTKNPKTCAPTDFVEKAAQLMKSEDVGPIPIVGSDGKLEGIITDRDIVLNVVAEGQDPKTTKIADVMSTDLITCTAEGDIEETLELMEDNQVRRIPVVDASGRLVGIISQADIATRLDDSEKTAELVEDISKAAASS, via the coding sequence ATGACATGCAGTGAAGTGATGACGAAGAACCCAAAGACCTGTGCACCGACCGACTTCGTAGAGAAGGCGGCGCAATTGATGAAGAGTGAAGACGTCGGTCCGATCCCGATTGTCGGCAGTGATGGCAAGCTCGAAGGGATCATTACCGACCGCGACATCGTTCTCAACGTGGTGGCTGAAGGTCAGGATCCAAAGACAACGAAGATCGCCGACGTGATGTCGACTGATTTGATCACGTGTACCGCTGAGGGCGACATCGAAGAGACGCTGGAATTGATGGAAGACAATCAGGTCAGACGCATTCCGGTCGTCGATGCGAGCGGTCGGCTGGTCGGAATTATCTCGCAGGCCGACATCGCCACGCGACTTGATGACTCCGAGAAGACAGCCGAGCTTGTTGAAGACATCTCGAAGGCGGCGGCTTCAAGCTAG